The window GGTAGTGCTTGTTGTCCGGCTTGCGGAAGAACGAGCTAAGCTCATGCTTACTTACATCAAACCCTGAAAGCTTTAAGATATCAACAATATCTTCAGCCTTAAGGTTCAAGGCAATACGCAGCTTCATGAAAACCATGTTATTCGATAAACGTTTTTCAGGTTCAACCTGAGGACCTTCTTTTTTACCACGCTTAACATTGATCAAACCATTTAAGAAAGTTGCTAATTCAATATCACGAATTTTTACAAAGTCTGAATCATCATCTTTCTTCAACCAATTGCTGACCTGCTCGCGCGTCACCTCAAGTTCAGCAGCGCCGAAGATTTCAATCATTTTGCTGTCGTTAAAATCAAAGGTAAAGCGAATACGGCGCAAGATATCGTTATTGGTCACAAATAT is drawn from Photobacterium profundum SS9 and contains these coding sequences:
- a CDS encoding DUF1456 family protein yields the protein MTNNDILRRIRFTFDFNDSKMIEIFGAAELEVTREQVSNWLKKDDDSDFVKIRDIELATFLNGLINVKRGKKEGPQVEPEKRLSNNMVFMKLRIALNLKAEDIVDILKLSGFDVSKHELSSFFRKPDNKHYRECKDQILRNFLQGIQLDIRPESAE